The Engraulis encrasicolus isolate BLACKSEA-1 chromosome 3, IST_EnEncr_1.0, whole genome shotgun sequence genome segment CTTTGCTGACAGCTGCTGTCGAGAGACACAAAGGAGCCCGATTCACATGGTTTAAAGCAGtctcaaccttttatgaacaaacgcccccccgGGACCTCATCACAAGTCTCCCAACACACCCTGgacctcataagcctgccaatgccccccttagtattaaaaaatgaaatggattaatgccccccaatggcaactaagctctgccccctctcagctgtatccttctcaacacccccttagggctccccaacgcctccTGGGAACTCTGGTTTGTAGGAACAGTTAACAGCATTTCCATAGTTGACTGTGTTCTTATCTGATCTAAGACAAGTTGATGTATACGCCTCTAGTATTAGTGCACGCCCGCAATCAGTCTGGTGCACGGCGCTGCTTTGTTAACATTTAGCTGGGCTCAGCATAGCATTGAGTAGAAGTATGTATCGGGGCTGAATTTAGAAGTGAACAAGTTTTTCCATGTTTTCCCCATTTCAATATGCTTGTGTGGCTACCTGTACGTAGTAACACAACCCAAGTGTACttatagggacactgtgcaggaaatggtcaaaaagggtactgcaactatactgctcattgaaactgggctgcctatagccaaattttatcttttcatgaaagtttactaagtaataaactaatattttctagtatggcccaagtacagtcatttttgcagataaaaatggctatttctggaaatccaaaatggcggaccatggagaagatcccccttttcatgtatgaaaagtgcaatttttccagtcataatgaatacttagaatttgatggtggtggtaagtattcatgaaaaaggtaacattagtgaatgggtggcatggattctggaaataaacaactaaaaatctcacacagcgtccctttaacacaaaataaaaaaaggtgaTGAATTTTCTATGCAGATAAAAAGGTGCACTATAATGAAGGGAGTACTCACTTTGTACATATACCACAGGCTGATAGAGTTACAAATACTCAACATTTGTGAAATGTTTATTGCATGACTTTTTttataattaaataaaaacacccTTACACGGCGAGCAAACGACATtgccaaaacaaagaaaattgtGTTGAAGATACAATTCACATTTCACCCATGTAAGTAGATCACAAATGTGTACTTGAGCAATGCAATCATGTGGCCAATCAATAATTTCaggtaaccgcagagatacaccagaggcgacgcgattcaagcgacagagtgtagcagcaagcgatacgagagactgaggagactagagtatgtccgtacaggcagaaggcaaagcattcaagcattcccattggctgtggtcactgacctctatacagtcattggctgtcgcggcttgtcgccgaaccgcgtcatagaaagttgaaaagatttcaacttcaaattgtcgcgctcgtcgcgcaaatcgctctagtctcctgaatcgcttttgtctctcgactcaatacaaagtcaattacttccgtcgctcgactcgctcagatcgccgctggtgtatctctgcggtaactcAGACTTTTCTTCTGTTCATCTTAAGACATCATATTATAAACTAAATGGAATACAGCTTGGTACAAAACTGGCCCTTGCAAacacagaataaaaaaaaaaatccaaaagggggaaaaaaagggaaaggagTCCAAAATAGTGTGCGTGTCACTTACTGTGTCTGAGACACTGGGCCAAAAATTGTCCTTCTCATCCGATAtaatgggcaaaaaaaaaaaaaacctcataaaTGAAACGGGTTGCATGGATTTCTCACATTGGTTCATCCTTTTAAAACCTGGTTCGTAGAtaggcagagaaaagagagaaagttatctactacttcttcttcttcttgcccttcttccctccctctccttgctGTGCACCCGTCTCTCCACTTCCACTCTTCTGTGTTCTTGTTTTTAACTTTGGGATCATCTCAGCCACATAGAACATCACCTCTTTGCCTAGAAACAAGTGAACATGAGCAacacatttatttatatattgaAAGACCACACATACTGATGAGCATTTCTTTAAACGTGGCAGTGTCTGCCTGCAGGCTGTTTTCAGATACCATACACATATACaagttataaaaaataaaatataaaatcccAGTGAAATGGAGAGAATATACACCAATTGATTTAATTTAGCTCCAGCATCTAGACTgtgagaacaaatttccccttggggacaataaaagtccATCTATCGATCTTatataatggaaaaaaaacagggaTTGGAAAACTGAGACATGTGTTCACTATCTTAATATTACAATACACATCAGAAATGCGTGCTGTGTGACTTAGAGTGTCTATAAACAAGCTACACACCCCCTGTTCAAATGTCGgggttttgtgatgtaaaaaatgtcaaaagacaaataatttcacaactttttccacctttaatctaaactattaacctgtacaatgaaAGAAGAAGAGTGGGCTAAAATTGCTGCTACACTGATTGACTCCCACCCAAAAAGTCTTGACTGCCGTATTAAAAGccaaaaggtgctgcaactatgtaTTAGTTTATGGGTGTTGCTACTGTATATAtgcgattcatgttttttttatcttcTGCTTTTCCCTTAAAAGCTTTGAGTCTGTTTTTAAATTGCATTGTACAAGTTAACAGTATATATTAGATGTGGGAAATGTTGTGAATTTATAAATGGTCCGTCATTTTTTTTCTATCACAAAAATGTGGCATTTGAGCAGGAAGTGTGCAGACTTTCTATAGGCAGGGTATGCGGACCACCGAAACGAGTGCCCATACTCTCTTCCGAACGATCAGAGctctacgatatgcaacagggaGCTCCATTGGGCAGtccacagggcagtcatgggtgagcggttagggcgtcagacttgcatcccagaggttgccggttcgactcccgacccgccaggttggtggggggagtaatcaaccagtgctctcccccatcctcctccatgactgaggtaccctgagcatggtaccgtcccaccgcactgctccctatggggcgccactgagggctgcccccttgcacgggtgaggcataaatgcaatttcgttgtgtgcagtgtgcagtgttcacttgtgtgctgtggagtgctgtgtcacaatgacaatgggagttggagtttcccaatgggctttcactttttcactttcactttctttcattgTTTTGATTGTACCGTGACCTCAACTTTGAAGTTCGGAAGATTGCCCTTTGCGGTTGTGTGAATATTGTGCCGTGCACACAAATCTGTGTACCTTGTGCTAGGTGTCCTATTGCACACAAAATTGGCATAAAATACCGGAAACACATATAGAGCTCTATCCTGCAGTAAGCATTTGCTGGGCCTAAAGGGCAATACAAGTAGTAAGTAGCTTTCAGAGCTACGAGCATACCACTTCACACACTACTAGCTGTTCGGCGGCGGGCGGCGGGGGTGGTTGGATGTGCTGTTGTTATTTCCATATTACAAAAGCACATCCActatttcacccccccccccgaaCAGCAAGTCACACACTACTAGGGGGTACGCACATTTTTCGTTGCACTAGTATTTATTCGCACAAAGAAAATCTCTCTTACGTGAGGCGAACTTGTCTTGACAAGGGTTCCCATCCTCTTGTTTAATCTGGACTCGCACTCTCCCTCGGAACTGCACATCCCGATTCCACTCACGAGGGTGCATCTTGTTCTAGATTCAAGAAGCAAAACATTTAGTTTTGTTTAGTTTGGTTAGAAGTTTTAAGTGCCTTAACACTGtcttccaaattattatgcaaattatatacagtgccctccataattattggcacccctggttaagatgtgttttttagcttccaattattttattttttttctaaataatatgggaccttaatggaaaaaaagagaaaaatccaaccttcaatacaagtgcatttattcagtggggaaaaaatcccacataaagaaataattatttgacatcaaataatgtgtgttaatattttgtacaacccccttttgccaacaaaacagcacctaatcttctcctataatgtttcacaagatgggaaaagacagaaagagggatcttcagccattcctctttgcagaatctctctaaatcatctagagacctgggtcctctcctctgtactctcctcttcagctcacccaacaggttctcaatggggttgaggtcaggggactgagatggccatgggaggagcttgattttgtgtctggtgaaccatttctgtgta includes the following:
- the srp19 gene encoding signal recognition particle 19 kDa protein, producing MAHLTTKPDDKERFICIYPLYINSKKTLAEGRRIPSEKAVENPTCAEIKDVLTAAGLNVLVENKMHPREWNRDVQFRGRVRVQIKQEDGNPCQDKFASRKEVMFYVAEMIPKLKTRTQKSGSGETGAQQGEGGKKGKKKKK